A region from the Zea mays cultivar B73 unplaced genomic scaffold, Zm-B73-REFERENCE-NAM-5.0 scaffold_683, whole genome shotgun sequence genome encodes:
- the LOC118475832 gene encoding cytochrome c oxidase subunit 2-like, with protein MGQTLFVRTSILFCHGIKSICSNVLFFVSLEKPTPTSRMDQSSLLSLLGAELKKMELSSTMIFLLTDRKMLLSSSKPIMIATRGMPGIPLNRESESVEDVHRVLRALPLFREMEGILRERNLNLPSVQEISAFRVNLFSGIRRESAIADYDAFWRSLLEEIHTPQGRSCFGQRIQDLHARMSAEGNWDYLIAQQGRGYFGNLPNLNSPLDQYQFGIHPILDLNIGEYYVSFTNLSLSMLLTLGLVLLLVLPMILRSLECRFLTIALCDAAEPWQLGSQDAATPMMQGIIDLHHDIFFFLILILVFVSRMLVRALWHFNEQTNPIPQRIVHGTTIEIIRTIFPSVIPLFIAIPSFALLYSMDGVLVDPAITIKAIGHQWYRTYEYSDYNSSDEQSLTFDSYTIPEDDPELGQSRLLEVDNRVVVPAKTHLRMIVTPADVPHSWAVPSSGVKCDAVPGRSNLTSISVQREGVYYGQCSEICGTNHAFTPIVVEAVTLKDYADWVSNQLILQTN; from the exons ATGGGACAAACGCTGTTCGTTAGAACTAGCATTTTGTTTTGTCATGGAATCAAGTCTATTTGTTCGAATGTTCTTTTTTTCGTTTCGTTGGAAAAACCAACGCCGACGTCAAGAATGGATCAGTCTAGTCTCCTTTCTCTTTTGGGAGCAGAGCTGAAAAAGATGGAATTGTCAAGTACGATGATATTTTTATTAACGGATAGAAAAATGCTATTATCAAGTAGTAAACCCATTATGATTGCAACTCGTGGGATGCCTGGAATCCCACTAAATCGAGAATCGGAATCGGTGGAGGATGTGCATAGGGTACTCCGAGCCCTCCCCTTATTTAGAGAAATGGAAGGTATCTTGCGTGAGAGGAACCTGAATCTCCCGTCAGTACAGGAAATAAGCGCTTTCCGTGTGAATCTATTCTCTGGTATCCGGCGTGAGAGTGCGATTGCGGACTACGACGCTTTTTGGCGCTCCTTACTCGAGGAGATTCACACACCTCAGGGACGTAGTTGTTTTGGTCAGAGAATACAAGATCTGCACGCCCGAATGTCTGCCGAGGGCAACTGGGACTACTTGATTGCCCAACAAGGCAGAGGGTATTTTGGTAACCTACCTAATCTCAACAGCCCGTTGGATCAATATCAATTTGGAATTCACCCAATTCTGGATCTGAATATTGGTGAGTACTATGTCTCATTCACAAATCTATCCTTGTCTATGCTACTCACTCTCGGTTTGGTCCTACTTCTGGTGCTGCCAATGATTCTTCGTTCATTAGAATGTCGATTCCTCACAATCGCTCTTTGTGATGCTGCGGAACCATGGCAATTAGGATCTCAAGACGCAGCAACACCTATGATGCAAGGAATCATTGACTTACATCACGATATCTTTTTCTTCCTCATTCTGATTTTGGTTTTCGTATCACGGATGTTGGTTCGCGCTTTATGGCATTTCAACGAGCAAACTAATCCAATCCCGCAAAGGATTGTTCATGGAACTACTATCGAAATTATTCGGACCATTTTTCCTAGTGTCATTCCATTGTTCATTGCTATACCATCGTTTGCTCTGTTATACTCAATGGACGGGGTATTAGTAGATCCAGCCATTACTATCAAAGCTATTGGACATCAATGGTATCGGA CTTATGAGTATTCGGACTATAACAGTTCCGATGAACAGTCACTCACTTTTGACAGTTATACGATTCCAGAAGATGATCCAGAATTGGGTCAATCACGTTTATTAGAAGTTGACAATAGAGTGGTTGTACCAGCCAAAACTCATCTACGTATGATTGTAACACCCGCTGATGTACCTCATAGTTGGGCTGTACCTTCCTCAGGTGTCAAATGTGATGCTGTACCTGGTCGTTCAAATCTTACCTCCATCTCGGTACAACGAGAAGGAGTTTACTATGGTCAGTGCAGTGAGATTTGTGGAACTAATCATGCCTTTACGCCTATCGTCGTAGAAGCAGTGACTTTGAAAGATTATGCGGATTGGGTATCCAATCAATTAATCCTCCAAACCAACTAA